In Desulfopila inferna, a single window of DNA contains:
- a CDS encoding (Fe-S)-binding protein → MHTKVTLFIQCLVDSMFPDVGDAMVEVLTRLKVPLAFPADQTCCGQPAFNSGYQKEARAAARRFVRIFGSAERIVCPSGSCVHMIRHHYPQLFADEDLEFRMRVKALGHKCYEFSEYLVDVLGAVNVGAHFPGKVTYHDSCHLQRGLGIRSQPRKLLQNVEGLQLIEMNDSDVCCGFGGTFSVNYPEISTAMADEKIDNILASGADCVTGCDVSCLMNIQGRLSRRGEKVRVKHIAEILAGRGERT, encoded by the coding sequence ATGCATACCAAAGTAACTTTATTTATCCAGTGTCTGGTGGATTCCATGTTTCCGGATGTGGGTGATGCCATGGTCGAAGTCCTCACCAGACTGAAGGTTCCTCTGGCCTTTCCCGCTGATCAGACCTGCTGCGGCCAGCCCGCTTTTAACAGCGGCTATCAGAAGGAGGCCAGAGCGGCGGCGAGAAGATTTGTCCGCATATTCGGCAGCGCCGAGAGGATTGTCTGTCCATCGGGATCCTGTGTCCATATGATCCGCCATCATTATCCCCAGCTCTTTGCCGATGAGGATCTGGAGTTTCGCATGCGCGTCAAGGCGCTGGGCCACAAATGTTATGAATTCAGTGAATATCTTGTGGATGTTCTGGGCGCTGTCAATGTCGGTGCCCACTTTCCCGGAAAAGTGACCTATCATGATTCCTGTCATCTGCAGCGCGGCCTGGGGATCCGCTCCCAGCCCCGCAAACTGCTGCAGAATGTTGAAGGACTGCAGCTGATAGAGATGAATGACAGTGATGTCTGCTGTGGTTTTGGCGGTACCTTCAGCGTCAACTACCCGGAGATCTCCACGGCCATGGCCGATGAAAAGATAGACAATATCCTGGCCAGCGGCGCAGATTGTGTAACGGGCTGCGATGTCAGCTGTCTTATGAACATCCAGGGCCGGCTTTCACGGCGGGGCGAGAAGGTCAGGGTCAAACATATTGCCGAAATCCTGGCAGGACGGGGAGAGCGGACATGA